TGACAGGTAGTCGAAGTACTTCCCCGCCTGTTCGAGCGCAGCGCGGGTCCAGTGCTCCTGATCCCAGGGGATACCGACGCCGATGAGCTTCAGATCGCTGTCGACGAGGCGCATGAAGCGGGCATGCTCACGGGCGGCGAGCGCATACTCGTCTGCCGACCGATGTCCCATCTGCCACGGCCCGTACACCTCGTTCCCAATGCCCCAGTAGCGGACCTTCCACGGCTCGTCCCGCCCGTTGGTCCTGCGGTTCCGCGTCAGAGTGGTGTCGTGGCGAGAGTTCGTGTACTCGACCCACCGCACGGCCTCATCCACGTCGCGGCAGGAGTGGACCAGGTATGGTTCGGCGCCGACGGCTTCGGCCCAGGCGAGGAACTCGTCGGTGCCGAAGCGGTTGCTCTCGGTGTCGCCCCACGCGAGGTCCAACCTGGTCGGACGATCATCGCGCGGTCCGACGCCCTCCTCCCACCGGTAGCCGGAGGTGAAGTTGCCTCCCGGCCATCGGATGGGACCGGGAGCGAGGTCGCGGACGAGGTCGAGGACATCCCGGCGGACGCCGTTGAGCAGCCCCGGCTCGCTGACCGACCGGGGCGACCCCTCATCGAAGACCCCGCCTTCGATGTTGCCGAAGAACGCTGATTCGAGGAAGTGCCCGTAGACATCGTCGTCGATCCTCCCCACTGGCCGGGTCGTGTCGATGAACGCGCGTGCTTCACGTCGGGGGGTGGTGTTGTCGGTGTGCATGCTGGGCGGCTCCGTTCTCCGGGTTTCGATCATTGCTTCACTGCCCCGGCGATGCTGTCCACGAACTTGCGCTGCAGGATCACGAACACGATGATGACGGGGATCATCGAGAGCACTGCGGCTGCTGCCATCCCCGACCAGTCCTGACCGTACTCGCCGACGAAAACGGTCATGCCGATCGCCAGGGTGCGAAGGTTCGGCTCGCTCAGCGTGAAGACCAGGGGCAGCAGGTAGGTGTTCCACGCGAACAGGAAGGTCAGGATCACGACGGTGGCCGTGATAGGCCATGCCATCGGCATCATCACTTGGAAGAATGTGCGGAACGGACCTGCGCCGTCGAGTTTCGCGCTCTCTTCGAGTTCCTTCGGAAGCCCGCGGAAGTAACCCGCGTACAGCAGCGTGGCGGCGATCTGCCCGCCGGCCCCGAGACCGAGGATCACGCCGGCATGGGTGTTGAGCAGGCCCAGTTGGTCGGTGAGCTGCGTGATCGGAATGATCGTGTAGCCCTCCGGCAGGAAGAACGTGACGAGGAAGACGCCGATGAGCAGTTTCTTTCCAGGGAAGTCGAACCGCCCGAGCACGTATCCGGCGAGGGCGCTGCGAACGACGACCAACACGATCGTGCCGGCGGTGATCAGCACGGTGTTCAGGAAATAGGACGAGAACCCGGCCTCCGTCCAGGCTCGTGCGTAGTTCTCCCACATGGGCTCTTCAGGCAGGAGGGCGAGACCGTCTCCGAAGATCTCGGACGAGTCCTTCAACGAGGCGGATACGAGCCAGATGAAGGGGTAGATCCACACCAGGGACAGGACGAGCAGCCCCACGAACGTCAGTATGCGTCCCGGTCGCAGCGGACGACCTCGCCGCAGTTTGCGGAGCACGGATCGGTCGCTGTCCTGCGTGGTCATGGTTCGGGTGTCCAGAGCGCTCATGAGCCGCTTCCCATCTGCTTGCGCGCCCACCGCACACCGACTGCCTGGGCGACGGCGATGATCACAGTCAGCAGGCCGAAGAGCACAGCAGCCGCAGATGCATAGCCGAGCTGGGGAACCGTCGCTGCGAAGGCTGTGCGGTAGATGAAAATCTCGATCACCTCGGAGGAGAACGCGGGACCTCCGCCTGTGAGCGTGTGCATCAGGTCGAAGACGTTGAGAGCGCTGACCGTGTCGATGAGGGTGATTATGACGAGGAAAGGCACCAGCAGCGGCAACGTGACGTGCCAGAATTCCTTGCGTCCGTTCGCTCCGTCGAGCATCGCGGCCTCGTGCACATCCTGTGGAACGGTCTGCAGCGCGGCCAGCCAGTAGATCATCGTGATGCCGAGCCACTTCCACACCCACACCGCGATGCCCGCGTACAGCGACGTTCCCGCGTTCGCCACGAAGTTGGTCGGGGTCTCGGTGATCCCGGCCCACACCAGCCCGAGGCTGATGGGGCCGTTCGCGTCGAGCAGCAGAGTGAAGACGATGCCGATGATCGCGCCCGTCGTGACCACGGGAAGGAAGAAAAGCGTGCGGAAGAAGCCAGGGAACGGCGTCTTCTTGCTGTTCAGCCACAACGCGAGCAGCAGGGCCAGGCCTACGCGGGCCGGCACGGCGATCACGAGGAACAGCAGCGATTTCCCGAACGCGTTCCAGAACTGATCGTCCGTCAACAGCCGTTCGAAGTTCTCGAATCCGATGAACTCGCCGGACATCGCGAACCCTGGCCAGTCGAGCAACGCGTACCACCACGATGCCAGCAACGGGTAGACGGTGTAGGCGCCGTACCCGAGAAACGTCGGGAGCAGGAAGACGTAGATCCACCAGTTCTGGCGGAGGTGATTCAATCGCTTCGGGCGCGCTGCGCCCTTCTGTTTGACGGGTGGTGGCGCGGATGCTGTGATCGTCATGAGGTCATCGCGCCGCGTACGCGGCCTGGTCGTAGTCAGCGGTCGGATCCCAGTTCGCGAACACCCAGTCCTCGGCGCCGACCTCTGCACCGTCTCTCTTGACCGACTCGATCGCTCGGTCACGTTCCGCGCTCATCGCGTCGTTGAGCTTGGTCAGCTCGCCCTTGATGTCGGTGGTGCTGCCGGTGAGGATCGCCTGAGCGACCTCACCCAGGTTCGGATGGATGTCCTGCATCTCCGCGGCCACCCGCCACGTCGACGGGTTGCCTGCCTCGGGAACCGGACTGATGCGGACGTCATCCGCCATGTATCCGATGTTGCGGGCATAGGCGGGATGCACGTCTGCCTCTGCGACGACGTCGAGGGCCGGCGGCTGATCCATCGCGGCCGCGAGCTGGAGCTGGAAATCGCGCGAGCTCATCTGCAGCAGCAGCTCCGCCGCGACCTCCGCCTGCTGCGAATCCTTGTTGACCCAGAACACACCCGCGCCTGGGCCACGGTTGAGCATAGGTCGGGTGGATTCCGCAGTCGGCACCCGCCAGGCATCCACTCCTCGTTCCACGGCGTGGGGCTCGTCCACCATGAGCCCGCCGATGATCCACGGTCCCCACATGTAGATGCCCGCCTCACCGGCCGCCCAGCGCGCGCGAGCGTCGCGGGCACCCATTGAGGGCGAGGACGGGTGGACCACGCCGTCCGTCTGAAGCGAGAGGAGGAACTCGATCGCGTCGACGAACCCCTGCGAGTTGAACGCGTACTCACCGCTCTTCCAGTCGATGGTCCCCGGCGCGCCCGCGCTCTGCGCGAGATAAGTGACCAGGGCAGTGAGGTACGGCACTTCCTTCGTCGGGATCACAAGGCCGTGCACACCCGTCTTGTCTGTGATCTGCCTGGCTGTGGCACGCAGGTCGTCCCAGGTGGCCGGGCTCTGCGCCGGATCGATGTCAGCCCTTCCCAGCAGTTCCGTGTTGACCCATGGGGTGGCCTCATGGAATCGGCCGGAGAAGAGTGGGACCGAATACACCTCGCCGTCGAAGCGATGGATGCCGTCGAACAGCTGGTCGCCGATATCGCTGCCTTCGAAGTCGGCGTGAGCGCTGATCGATTGGAACCAGTCTTCGCTGACCAGAGCCGCGGACGCCGCCCCCAGCCCCGCGAGAGAGTGCACGTCGGGCATCTGGTTGCTGCGACGCGCGACCTGAATCGCCTGCGCAAGGTCGGGCGCTTCCATCTGCCGGCGCTCGATCTCGATGCCTGCGTTCGACTGCATGTACGGCGCGAAGAGACTGGCCTCGAGCATCGTGGTCAACGGTCGGAACTGATCCCACCACTGCAGCGTGCCGTCATCGGTGGATGCCTGCTGTGCGGACTGGCCGCCGCCAGTGCACGCCGCGAGGAGCGCCGTCATGCCACCGACCCCTACGGCTCCGAGGAATCCGCGTCGGCTCAGCTCGATCGCCCTGCTGCGGGCGGCGACAACCCCGAAGGCGTCGTGCTTGCTGGTGTTCATGGTTGTTTCCCATTCGCTCGGGTCACGTCTGCACCTGGTCGAAGGAGCTGAGAGAGACGTCGTAGTCCCTCTCTCCGACCGGGTACATCGATGTCATCCAGTGGTAGAAGTTGTCGCCCCGCTCTCGCAGCTGCGTGTACAGCCGTTGCAACAGGGCGTTTCGGATCAGTTCGAGTTCAGGGTGCTCGTATCTGTTGTGCATCTCGTCCGGGTCGTCGACGAGGTTGTAGAGTTCGTTCATCGACTCGGGATTGATCACGAGCTTGTAGCTGTCGGTGACGAGCATGCGCTGGGGATACGGGAAGTGATGTCCGTGGAACTCGAGCACCAGGTCGTCCCGCCACGGCGGGTCCTCGCCGCGCACGACCGGAACCAGGCTGGAGCCGTCCTCTGCCTGGGCGCTGTCGAGACCAGCGACATCGAGGATCGTCGCCGTGAAATCGATCAGGGTCGCAAAGTGTTCGGCGACCTGTGGATCGTGCCCACCCGGAAGCCGAACGACACCGGGAACGCGATAGATGTCCTCGTAGGCCGCAGGGCCCTTGTCGTGCAGGCGGTGGGCACCCGTGAACTCGCCGTGGTCAGCGCCGAAGAAGATGGCCGAGTCGTCATAGACACCGAGTTCCTTCGCGACGTCCACGATGCGTCCGATCTGCTCGTCTATCAGCGTGACGTAGCCCCAGTAGGCGGCGATGAGCTTCTTCGACGTCGCCACCGTGAGCGTGTCGAAAGCCCAATGCGCCGAGTAGTTCGCCTGGACAGGTGGCTTGTTGGCGAACGTCTCCGCAACGGATTTCGGCAGGTCGATGTCCTCCGGGTCGTACATGTCGAAGTAGTGCGACGGGATGTTGTATGGCAGGTGGGGCCCGAAGAAGTGCGTCGCGAGAAAGAATGGCTTCCCGGTCTTCTCGTGGTCTGACGCGTATCCGCGGAGCAGACCGATCGCGCGCTCTGCGAGGAAGTACTCGAATGTGGCCTCGACGGGCTGGTCCAGCCGCGCGGCCAGGAGGTTGCCAGGGCTGCCGTTCGGGAATGTGCCGCGGATCTCATCCGTGAGCGCATACGGCGGCAGATCATGCTGCTCGAGGTAAGCGAGGTATTCGGCGTGGTCCACCGGGTTGTGCCATCCGTGCATGGGGATGCCGTCGAAACTGTAGTCGTGCTGAGTGCGATGCAGACCGACATGCCACTTGCCGATCAATCCGACGTTGTAGTCCGCTTCGCGCAGCGCCGCGCTGAAAGTGAACTGGTCGTCCGCGAGTTCGTCCCGATACCCGACGTTGCGTTCGTAATTCGCGAGCAGCTGGTGCCGGAACGGGGCGGCTCCGGTGAGCAGACTCGCGCGGGCTGGAGTGCAGATCGCAGTCGGGGTATAGAACCTGCGGAACGTCGTTCCCTGTGCGGCGATGGCGTCGAGAACAGGAGTCGAGACGATGTCGTTGCCGTAGCAGCCGAGCGTGTCGATGCGATGCTGATCGGTGAAGAAGAAGAGGATGTTCGATCTCATGCGGTGCGAGCCTCTTCCGAGCGCTTCGAGGCGGATGTGGCGGGGATGGCGAGCGGGATCGTGTGGTCGCGCAGGACGAGTGCGACGCCGCCCAGGGCTCCGTCCACGCTTCCCAGCTCCGCGAGACGGATTCGCAGTCCGTCTGCGCTCCCGCTGTGCGCGTGGCGCATGATCGACTGACGGACTATCCGCAGCAGGTGATCCCCCACTTGGGTGAACGGGCCGCCAAGGACCACAGACGATACGTCGAGGACACTGCAGGCGTTGGCCAGAACCAGTCCGATCCGCGCGCCCGCGTCGGCGACGACCGCATGTGCGCGTGGTTCATCCCGATCCAGAGCGTCTCGCAGTGCGTTGACCGACTCCGCCCCCGCACGCGAGAGCACAGTCCGCAACCCGACGTACGCCTCAAGGCACCCTCGGTTCGTGCAGCGACACACTGGGCCGTTCGGGTCGAGGCAGACGTGCCCGAACTCGCCGGCCGCACCTGTGGTTCCGAGACGCGGTTCGTCGTCGAGAATCAGAAGACCACCGACGCCCTCCGACAGACGCACGTAGATCAGGTCGTTCATGTCTTGCCCTGCACCCCAGGAGAATTCCGCCAGACCCGCCAGACGAGCGTTGTTCTCCGAGCGAACCGGCACGCCATAGCGTTCGGTGAGTTGCCGTGCGATGCCCGCGAGGACTCCGGCTCGACCGGCGATCGCACCGGGAACGCCGAACCCGATCGCGATCAATGGCGCGCGTGAAGGCACAAGGGCATCGATGAACCCGACCGCCGAGCCGAGCCGTTGCGGCCACGGTTCCTCGCGATCGTGATCTCGCGTCTTCGAGCCGATGATCCGGTGCGTCGCGTCGGTGGCGATCACTGTCACACGCGTGTGGCTGAACTCGACGCCGACGATGACGCCGAAGTCGGGGTTCAAGGTGAGAAGCTCCGGGATGCGTCCAGCTCGGCGGCCGGAGGACCCTCCTTGCGACCGAACGATCAGCCCGGAGCGACGAAGATCCGCGGCGATCTCGGAGATCGTGGCGCGTGATAGGCGTGTACCGGCAGCCAGTTGCGCCCGACTCGCACTGCCGCGTACGCGCAGCACGTCCAATACCTGGGCTTCGTGATGAGCTCGGGGCGAGGGCCGAGAAGGAGATGTCGTCGTTGGCACTCCTTCAGTGTGGGAAGGGGTAATCATTACGTCAACGATTCGATGCATATTCTGCCTAGTTCTCGACAGAACTTGACGGAAACCCTCGAGACGATCGGCGTTGGAACTTACGTTTCGCACACTACCGCGCAGTGCGTGGTAGTGTGCGATGCATTGGAGGGGTTCTGTGGATACGACGCAATTGCTCAAGGGCGTACTGGATGTGGCAGTGCTCGCTGTTCTCCGACAGGAGGACGGCTACGGTTACGACATCGTGCGACGCCTGCGCGACGCCGGACTCGGAGACGTGGGAGACGCTTCGGTCTACGGCACTCTGCGCAGACTGTACGCCGCCGGCTCATTGTCGAGCTACGTCGTACCGTCCGAGGGCGGGCCGCACCGCAAGTACTACGCCATCAATCCGCAGGGCGTGAAGTCGCTCGATGCGCAGACCGCCAGTTGGGCCGAGTTCGCCACGGCGATGAGCGGCCTGCTCACACCCGCCCGCACCGCATCCCGCACGATCGGAGACAAGTGATGAACAACCTTGAGATCACGCTCGACGAGCGCATCCGCACTTTCGCCGATGCCGTGCGCAAGCACCTCGACGACCTGCCTGCAGACGAGGTCGACGACATCATCGTGGGACTCACCGCCGACCTCACCGAACAGGCGGCGGACCGCGGGGGCGTACTCGAACTCGGTGATCCGACCGCGTACGCCGCCGAGCTGCGATCGGCAGCCGGACTGCCTGAGCGGTCGGATGCCGTCAAGCGGCAGCCGTTGCGCGCGCGAGTGTCCAGGCGCCTCAGCCACATCGCTACCGGCATGCGTCGCAGCGCCTTCGGCGCGTGGCTGCTGGATCTGTTCATCGCGCTTCGACCCGTGTGGTGGTTGCTGCGCGGCTTCGCGATCTACGCGATCGCGCACGCGCTGTTCGGGGCGCCGTCATTCGGCGGCAGCGGATCGGTCTTACCTGACTCGCCGCTCGGATGGCTCATCCTCCTCGCCATGATGCTCGTCAGCGTGCAATGGGGTCGTGGCCGATGGCTCCCCCAGAACGCGCTACGACACATGCGGACGGTGATCAGCGTGATCGCCGTGCTCACGCTGCCTTTCGCTCTCTCCTCAGTCCTGATTCCACGGGTCGAGTACGTCGACAACGGTGCTTACCAGCAGCCCGGCCTCCTGCTGGACGGCGTGCAGGTCGGCAACATCTTCGCGTACGACGAGAACGGCGAGCTCATCAACCGTGTGCAGCTGTACACCGACCGCGGCACACCGTTGAATCTCTTCGGCGGAACGATCGAGGAGAGCGGCGACGGCATATGGCAGGGCTTCGGGTGGGACGGCGACGCCCCTGTCCGCGTCCCCTTCCGTGATGCCCGTGAAGCAGAGGTCTGGAACATCTACCCACTCAAGGAGGGCAGGGTCGATCCGAACACCGGCAAGATCCGCACGTCGACGGTCAGGGATGCGGCGGCACCGTTCCTCCGCGCACCCGGCCTCCTCACGCCGTCGCCGACGCCGTCGCCGACTCCGACTCCGACCGATGCTCCGGTGGATGGGGCCACACCGACTCCGGAGCCGTGACGATCTGGTCGCCCAATCCGACGGGACCGAAGCGCGCCACGGCACCTGGCTGCGAGTGAAAGCGCGTGTCGAGCTCGCGCACTAACCCGGCGGCACGCGGTCAGCCGAGCCCGAAGTACTCCAGTTCCGCGTCGTTCAGCATGCGGGAGCGGATGAGGAATCGCATCCCCGTCGGGCCCTCGACGCTGAACCCCGCACCGCGTCCCGGCACGACGTCGATGGTGAGGTGCGTGTACTTCCAGTACTCGAACTGCGACTGGGACATGTACACCTCGATCGGAGCATCCATGCCCGCATCGATCTCGCCGAGCAGCACGTCGCTCGGGCCGGTGATGAACATCCCGATCGGATAGCACATCGGGCTCGAGCCATCGCAGCATCCGCCGGACTGATGGAACATCAACGGGCCGTGCTGCACGGTGAGATCACGAAGCAGGGATGCCGCGGCATCCGTCACGTCGACCCGGTGATACGTGCCGATGCTCGGCATGTCATCCTCCTCCGATGGCAACTGGCTCTCGGGCGGGCGCCAGCGGCGGCGCCCGCCCGAGGTCTGTTCAGTCGGTTCAGAAGAAGCCCATGGGGCCCTCGGCGTACGACACGAGGAGGTTCTTCGTCTGCTGGTAGTGATCGAGCATCTTCAGGTGGTTCTCCCGACCGATGCCGGACTGCTTGTATCCGCCGAACGCGGCGTGCGCCGGGTACTGGTGGTAGGTGTTCGTCCACACGCGACCCGCCTGAATCGCGCGGCCCGCGCGGTAGGCGGTGTCGCCGCTGCGCGTCCATACGCCTGATCCCAACCCGTACAGGGTGTCGTTGGCAATGTCGATCGCATCGTCGTAGTCGTCGAAGCTCGTCACCGCGAGAACGGGGCCGAAGATCTCCTCCTGGAAGATGCGCATGTCGTTCGTGCCCTCGAAGACGGTCGGCGTGACGTAGAAGCCCTCGCTGAGATCTCCGCCGAGGTCCGCGCGCTCTCCACCGGTGAGCAGTTTCGCGCCGCCCTGCTTGCCGATGTCGATGTAGCTGAGGATCTTCTCCAGTTGATCGTTCGACGCCTGAGCGCCGATCATGGTGTTCAGATCGAGCGGGTTGCCCTGAACGATCTTGCCGACGCGGTCGAGGCCGTCGGCGAGGAATCCGTCATAGATCGAACGCTGGATGAGCGCGCGCGACGGGCAGGTGCAGACCTCGCCCTGATTCAGCGCGAACATCGCGAAGCCCTCGAGCGCCTTGTCGTAGAACAGGTCGTCCGTAGAACGGGCGACATCCTCGAAGAACACATTCGGTGACTTGCCTCCGAGCTCGAGAGTCACCGGGATGAGGTTCTGCGAGGCGTACTGCATGATCAGGCGGCCCGTGGTGGTCTCACCTGTGAACGCGATCTTGCGGATCTTCTTGTGCTGCGCGAGCGGCGCACCCGCCTCGATGCCGAAGCCGTTCACGATGTTCACGACGCCGGCCGGCAGCAGATCGCCGATGATCTCGAACAGGAACAGGATGGATGCCGGCGTCTGCTCCGCCGGCTTCAGTACGATGCAGTTGCCTGCGGCGAGCGCGGGTGCGAGCTTCCACACCGCCATCAGGATCGGGAAGTTCCACGGGATGATCTGACCGACCACACCCAGCGGCTCCTGGAAGTGGTACGCGACGGTGTTCTCGTCGAGCTGGCTGAGCGAACCCTCCTGACCGCGCAGGACGCCTGCGAAGTAGCGGAAGTGATCCACGGCGAGCGGGATGTCCGCGGCGAGCGTCTCGCGGACCGGCTTACCGTTCTCCCAGGTCTCGGCGACCGCGATCTCCTCGAGGTGCTGCTCCATGCGGTCGGCGATCCTGTTGAGCACGATACTGCGCTCGGCGGGGCTCGTTCTTCCCCAGGAGGAGAACGCCTTCCATGCCGTGTCGACGGCACGATCGATGTCCTCCACCGTGCCGCGAGCGACCTCGGTGAACGGCTTGCCGTTGACAGGGCTGACGTTCTCGAAGTACTGGCCCTTGACGGGTTCGACGAACTCCCCGCCGATGTAGTGGCCGTACCGTGGGCGGTACTGTGCCACGGCGCCGGCGGTGCCGGGGGCCGCATACGCGGTGGATACGGTCTCTTCGACGATCGTCATGTGCGTCTCCTTCGACGGGCAGCTGCACTGCTGCGGGGCTGTGCGTCGAAGGTATGCCGGGCGAGGTTGCGCGGGGGTGCGGCACGTTGCATCCGGTTGCGCCGCCGGCCGGATCAGGACTCGAGCTTCTCGATCCTGCTCACCAATCCCGCACGACGCGGCGAACGTGCGGGGAGCATCTCGAGGCACATGCGCAGCACCTCCACGTCTTCCGCACCTTCCGGGATGTCGGCGTACGCAAGCAGCACATCGATGCTGGCCTCGGTGAGCATCGCCTCGCGGAGCGCGGCACGGATGCCGTCACGCAGCTCTTCCACGCCGGGAGCGGTCGATTCCGGAAGAGCGGGACCTCGATAGGAGCGCAGCGCCACGCGATGGGCGCCGCGATCGAGCAACGAGAGCACGTTATGCGCATCGGTCTCCAGGGGCACGCCCAGACGATACGGCCGGGACTCCGGTGCGAGCTCGGGCGCGGAGCGCTGCAGTACCTTGCGCAACCGCACCATCTCGGGCCGCAGCGTGTCAGGCGATGCGCCTTCGCCGTAGACGAGTTCGGCCAGACGTTCTGCGGACATCCCCTGACGGTGGATGGCGAGCATGAGCAGGATCTCCGCATGCCGCGCGCTGAGTTCTACGACGGTCTCCGCATCGGTGGCGAAGACCTCCAGCAGCGCTCGATCCCTCCCGAGCACCCGCAGCATCGTCCTGATCGGGGCCGCGCGGCGCGCAGCTCTCCGAGGCGGGGCGGAGGCGTTCGTGCCGCGCGCTCGCAGCCTGGCCACCAGCAGTTCCGACTCGACGGCCCTCGCCGTGGCATCCACCAACAGGCGCGCCTGCGGCGTGGCGACTTCCGGCCCTCCGGTGACATCGATCACGCCGAGGATCCGCTTCGTCTCAGGATCGAGCACCGGCGCTGCCGTGCACGACCACGGGTGCACGAGCCGGTTGTAGTGCTCTGCCTGATGAATCTGCACAGACTCCCCGAGCCGAAGCGCAGTTCCCGGCGCGGATGTGCCGACCGCGCCCTCGGACCAGTCCGCTCCTGCGACGAATCCCATCTCGCCGCTGAGCACCCTCTTGTCCAGATCGCCCTCGACCCAGAGCAGACGTCCGGCGTGATCTCCCACGGCAACAACCACCCCCGACTCCGCGGGATCGCCCGGTAGCAGCAGTCTGCGGATCATGGCCATCGCATCAGCGAGAGGATGATCGAGCCGATACCGTTCGAGCTCTTCCGCATCGAGCGCGAGAGGAGGAAGGCCCTCAGCACCGACCCGCAGTCGCCAGGATCGCTCCCACGAGTCCCGCACCAGGGGACGCACGTTCTCGAGCCGTCGATCTTCGAGGTTCCCGGCCACGAGTTCCTCGTGCGCACGCTCGATCATCAGACGCGATGCCTCAGCGGAGACGTC
The DNA window shown above is from Microbacterium murale and carries:
- a CDS encoding sulfatase-like hydrolase/transferase; the protein is MRSNILFFFTDQHRIDTLGCYGNDIVSTPVLDAIAAQGTTFRRFYTPTAICTPARASLLTGAAPFRHQLLANYERNVGYRDELADDQFTFSAALREADYNVGLIGKWHVGLHRTQHDYSFDGIPMHGWHNPVDHAEYLAYLEQHDLPPYALTDEIRGTFPNGSPGNLLAARLDQPVEATFEYFLAERAIGLLRGYASDHEKTGKPFFLATHFFGPHLPYNIPSHYFDMYDPEDIDLPKSVAETFANKPPVQANYSAHWAFDTLTVATSKKLIAAYWGYVTLIDEQIGRIVDVAKELGVYDDSAIFFGADHGEFTGAHRLHDKGPAAYEDIYRVPGVVRLPGGHDPQVAEHFATLIDFTATILDVAGLDSAQAEDGSSLVPVVRGEDPPWRDDLVLEFHGHHFPYPQRMLVTDSYKLVINPESMNELYNLVDDPDEMHNRYEHPELELIRNALLQRLYTQLRERGDNFYHWMTSMYPVGERDYDVSLSSFDQVQT
- a CDS encoding ROK family protein, with product MLRVRGSASRAQLAAGTRLSRATISEIAADLRRSGLIVRSQGGSSGRRAGRIPELLTLNPDFGVIVGVEFSHTRVTVIATDATHRIIGSKTRDHDREEPWPQRLGSAVGFIDALVPSRAPLIAIGFGVPGAIAGRAGVLAGIARQLTERYGVPVRSENNARLAGLAEFSWGAGQDMNDLIYVRLSEGVGGLLILDDEPRLGTTGAAGEFGHVCLDPNGPVCRCTNRGCLEAYVGLRTVLSRAGAESVNALRDALDRDEPRAHAVVADAGARIGLVLANACSVLDVSSVVLGGPFTQVGDHLLRIVRQSIMRHAHSGSADGLRIRLAELGSVDGALGGVALVLRDHTIPLAIPATSASKRSEEARTA
- a CDS encoding ABC transporter substrate-binding protein; protein product: MNTSKHDAFGVVAARSRAIELSRRGFLGAVGVGGMTALLAACTGGGQSAQQASTDDGTLQWWDQFRPLTTMLEASLFAPYMQSNAGIEIERRQMEAPDLAQAIQVARRSNQMPDVHSLAGLGAASAALVSEDWFQSISAHADFEGSDIGDQLFDGIHRFDGEVYSVPLFSGRFHEATPWVNTELLGRADIDPAQSPATWDDLRATARQITDKTGVHGLVIPTKEVPYLTALVTYLAQSAGAPGTIDWKSGEYAFNSQGFVDAIEFLLSLQTDGVVHPSSPSMGARDARARWAAGEAGIYMWGPWIIGGLMVDEPHAVERGVDAWRVPTAESTRPMLNRGPGAGVFWVNKDSQQAEVAAELLLQMSSRDFQLQLAAAMDQPPALDVVAEADVHPAYARNIGYMADDVRISPVPEAGNPSTWRVAAEMQDIHPNLGEVAQAILTGSTTDIKGELTKLNDAMSAERDRAIESVKRDGAEVGAEDWVFANWDPTADYDQAAYAAR
- a CDS encoding helix-turn-helix domain-containing protein, whose protein sequence is MSSSWSASRDVSAEASRLMIERAHEELVAGNLEDRRLENVRPLVRDSWERSWRLRVGAEGLPPLALDAEELERYRLDHPLADAMAMIRRLLLPGDPAESGVVVAVGDHAGRLLWVEGDLDKRVLSGEMGFVAGADWSEGAVGTSAPGTALRLGESVQIHQAEHYNRLVHPWSCTAAPVLDPETKRILGVIDVTGGPEVATPQARLLVDATARAVESELLVARLRARGTNASAPPRRAARRAAPIRTMLRVLGRDRALLEVFATDAETVVELSARHAEILLMLAIHRQGMSAERLAELVYGEGASPDTLRPEMVRLRKVLQRSAPELAPESRPYRLGVPLETDAHNVLSLLDRGAHRVALRSYRGPALPESTAPGVEELRDGIRAALREAMLTEASIDVLLAYADIPEGAEDVEVLRMCLEMLPARSPRRAGLVSRIEKLES
- the exaC gene encoding acetaldehyde dehydrogenase ExaC, which produces MTIVEETVSTAYAAPGTAGAVAQYRPRYGHYIGGEFVEPVKGQYFENVSPVNGKPFTEVARGTVEDIDRAVDTAWKAFSSWGRTSPAERSIVLNRIADRMEQHLEEIAVAETWENGKPVRETLAADIPLAVDHFRYFAGVLRGQEGSLSQLDENTVAYHFQEPLGVVGQIIPWNFPILMAVWKLAPALAAGNCIVLKPAEQTPASILFLFEIIGDLLPAGVVNIVNGFGIEAGAPLAQHKKIRKIAFTGETTTGRLIMQYASQNLIPVTLELGGKSPNVFFEDVARSTDDLFYDKALEGFAMFALNQGEVCTCPSRALIQRSIYDGFLADGLDRVGKIVQGNPLDLNTMIGAQASNDQLEKILSYIDIGKQGGAKLLTGGERADLGGDLSEGFYVTPTVFEGTNDMRIFQEEIFGPVLAVTSFDDYDDAIDIANDTLYGLGSGVWTRSGDTAYRAGRAIQAGRVWTNTYHQYPAHAAFGGYKQSGIGRENHLKMLDHYQQTKNLLVSYAEGPMGFF
- a CDS encoding carbohydrate ABC transporter permease, whose amino-acid sequence is MSALDTRTMTTQDSDRSVLRKLRRGRPLRPGRILTFVGLLVLSLVWIYPFIWLVSASLKDSSEIFGDGLALLPEEPMWENYARAWTEAGFSSYFLNTVLITAGTIVLVVVRSALAGYVLGRFDFPGKKLLIGVFLVTFFLPEGYTIIPITQLTDQLGLLNTHAGVILGLGAGGQIAATLLYAGYFRGLPKELEESAKLDGAGPFRTFFQVMMPMAWPITATVVILTFLFAWNTYLLPLVFTLSEPNLRTLAIGMTVFVGEYGQDWSGMAAAAVLSMIPVIIVFVILQRKFVDSIAGAVKQ
- a CDS encoding PadR family transcriptional regulator, with the protein product MDTTQLLKGVLDVAVLAVLRQEDGYGYDIVRRLRDAGLGDVGDASVYGTLRRLYAAGSLSSYVVPSEGGPHRKYYAINPQGVKSLDAQTASWAEFATAMSGLLTPARTASRTIGDK
- a CDS encoding carbohydrate ABC transporter permease, with the protein product MTITASAPPPVKQKGAARPKRLNHLRQNWWIYVFLLPTFLGYGAYTVYPLLASWWYALLDWPGFAMSGEFIGFENFERLLTDDQFWNAFGKSLLFLVIAVPARVGLALLLALWLNSKKTPFPGFFRTLFFLPVVTTGAIIGIVFTLLLDANGPISLGLVWAGITETPTNFVANAGTSLYAGIAVWVWKWLGITMIYWLAALQTVPQDVHEAAMLDGANGRKEFWHVTLPLLVPFLVIITLIDTVSALNVFDLMHTLTGGGPAFSSEVIEIFIYRTAFAATVPQLGYASAAAVLFGLLTVIIAVAQAVGVRWARKQMGSGS
- a CDS encoding DUF779 domain-containing protein, which gives rise to MPSIGTYHRVDVTDAAASLLRDLTVQHGPLMFHQSGGCCDGSSPMCYPIGMFITGPSDVLLGEIDAGMDAPIEVYMSQSQFEYWKYTHLTIDVVPGRGAGFSVEGPTGMRFLIRSRMLNDAELEYFGLG